A genomic stretch from Hemicordylus capensis ecotype Gifberg chromosome 5, rHemCap1.1.pri, whole genome shotgun sequence includes:
- the ZAR1 gene encoding zygote arrest protein 1 isoform X2: MATLVDEAMESYVYPSYNPYSYRYQSPKGKGGAGPWRQRGGYFSGYGETAAVAAAAAEYFDNYQRAQLKAILSQVNPNLTPRLRKANTKEVGVQVNPRQDASVQCSLGPRPLLLRRRAAGVPLEQEQGSPVSGSARPVRFPRTIAVYSPVASRRLTTFLEEPEPQEAGASPPAQQPREGDEDAVAAVRASWEKPEESPAEPREQRQPQAEDKEPPAAAPEVGEEEDKPPAKFQEEVPEEKREAEGGPQAAGKPAEEQQPQEDSGPSKTRVRFQFLEQKYGYYHCKDCNIRWESAYVWCVQGTNKVYFRQFCRTCQKSYNPYRVEDITCQSCKQTRCTCPVKLRHVDPKRPHRQDLCGRCKGKRLSCDSTFSFKYII; the protein is encoded by the exons ATGGCTACCTTGGTGGATGAAGCCATGGAAAGCTACGTGTATCCCTCCTACAACCCCTATTCCTACCGCTACCAGTCACCCAAGGGCAAGGGGGGAGCGGGCCCTTGGCGACAGCGGGGTGGCTATTTCTCCGGCTATGGCGAGACAGCGGCAGTGGCGGCCGCGGCAGCGGAGTATTTCGACAACTATCAGCGGGCACAACTGAAGGCAATCTTGTCGCAGGTGAATCCTAACCTAACACCGCGCTTGCGCAAAGCCAACACCAAGGAGGTGGGCGTGCAGGTCAACCCGCGCCAAGATGCCTCCGTGCAGTGCTCGCTTGGTCCGCGGCCGCTGCTGCTGCGCCGTCGAGCAGCGGGCGTCCCGCTGGAGCAGGAGCAAGGCAGCCCAGTTAGCGGCAGCGCCCGGCCCGTGCGCTTCCCCAGGACCATCGCCGTCTACTCGCCAGTGGCCTCCCGCCGCCTCACCACTTTCCTGGAGGAACCGGAGCCTCAAGAGGCGGGAGCTTCGCCCCCAGCGCAACAGCCGCGGGAAGGCGACGAAGACGCGGTAGCGGCAGTCCGCGCAAGCTGGGAGAAGCCGGAAGAGAGCCCCGCCGAGCCCCGGGAGCAGCGGCAGCCTCAGGCGGAGGACAAAGAGCCGCCGGCGGCGGCGCCtgaagtgggggaggaggaggataaaCCTCCCGCGAAGTTTCAGGAAGAGGTGCCGGAGGAGAAGCGGGAAGCCGAGGGCGGGCCCCAAGCCGCGGGAAAACCAGCGGAAGAGCAGCAACCTCAGGAGGACTCTGGGCCGAGCAAGACCCGCGTGCGCTTCCAG TTCCTAGAGCAGAAGTATGGCTATTACCACTGCAAGGACTGCAACATCCGTTGGGAAAGTGCTTATGTTTGGTGCGTGCAGGGCACAAACAAG GTTTATTTTCGACAGTTCTGCCGAACTTGCCAAAAGTCCTACAATCCCTACCGTGTAGAGGATATCACCTGCCAA AGTTGCAAGCAGACAAGGTGCACCTGTCCTGTGAAACTGCGCCACGTAGATCCCAAGAGACCCCATCGTCAGGATCTCTGTGGAAGATGCAAAGGCAAACGTCTCTCATGTGATAGTACATTTAGTTTCAAATACATTATTTGA
- the ZAR1 gene encoding zygote arrest protein 1 isoform X1 gives MATLVDEAMESYVYPSYNPYSYRYQSPKGKGGAGPWRQRGGYFSGYGETAAVAAAAAEYFDNYQRAQLKAILSQVNPNLTPRLRKANTKEVGVQVNPRQDASVQCSLGPRPLLLRRRAAGVPLEQEQGSPVSGSARPVRFPRTIAVYSPVASRRLTTFLEEPEPQEAGASPPAQQPREGDEDAVAAVRASWEKPEESPAEPREQRQPQAEDKEPPAAAPEVGEEEDKPPAKFQEEVPEEKREAEGGPQAAGKPAEEQQPQEDSGPSKTRVRFQFLEQKYGYYHCKDCNIRWESAYVWCVQGTNKVYFRQFCRTCQKSYNPYRVEDITCQALPLCLFQSCKQTRCTCPVKLRHVDPKRPHRQDLCGRCKGKRLSCDSTFSFKYII, from the exons ATGGCTACCTTGGTGGATGAAGCCATGGAAAGCTACGTGTATCCCTCCTACAACCCCTATTCCTACCGCTACCAGTCACCCAAGGGCAAGGGGGGAGCGGGCCCTTGGCGACAGCGGGGTGGCTATTTCTCCGGCTATGGCGAGACAGCGGCAGTGGCGGCCGCGGCAGCGGAGTATTTCGACAACTATCAGCGGGCACAACTGAAGGCAATCTTGTCGCAGGTGAATCCTAACCTAACACCGCGCTTGCGCAAAGCCAACACCAAGGAGGTGGGCGTGCAGGTCAACCCGCGCCAAGATGCCTCCGTGCAGTGCTCGCTTGGTCCGCGGCCGCTGCTGCTGCGCCGTCGAGCAGCGGGCGTCCCGCTGGAGCAGGAGCAAGGCAGCCCAGTTAGCGGCAGCGCCCGGCCCGTGCGCTTCCCCAGGACCATCGCCGTCTACTCGCCAGTGGCCTCCCGCCGCCTCACCACTTTCCTGGAGGAACCGGAGCCTCAAGAGGCGGGAGCTTCGCCCCCAGCGCAACAGCCGCGGGAAGGCGACGAAGACGCGGTAGCGGCAGTCCGCGCAAGCTGGGAGAAGCCGGAAGAGAGCCCCGCCGAGCCCCGGGAGCAGCGGCAGCCTCAGGCGGAGGACAAAGAGCCGCCGGCGGCGGCGCCtgaagtgggggaggaggaggataaaCCTCCCGCGAAGTTTCAGGAAGAGGTGCCGGAGGAGAAGCGGGAAGCCGAGGGCGGGCCCCAAGCCGCGGGAAAACCAGCGGAAGAGCAGCAACCTCAGGAGGACTCTGGGCCGAGCAAGACCCGCGTGCGCTTCCAG TTCCTAGAGCAGAAGTATGGCTATTACCACTGCAAGGACTGCAACATCCGTTGGGAAAGTGCTTATGTTTGGTGCGTGCAGGGCACAAACAAG GTTTATTTTCGACAGTTCTGCCGAACTTGCCAAAAGTCCTACAATCCCTACCGTGTAGAGGATATCACCTGCCAA GCGTTGCCACTGTGTCTGTTTCAGAGTTGCAAGCAGACAAGGTGCACCTGTCCTGTGAAACTGCGCCACGTAGATCCCAAGAGACCCCATCGTCAGGATCTCTGTGGAAGATGCAAAGGCAAACGTCTCTCATGTGATAGTACATTTAGTTTCAAATACATTATTTGA
- the SLC10A4 gene encoding sodium/bile acid cotransporter 4, producing MNSSWTENGTSSLFPFPERGNSTTTSSSTTTDGSSASLSLSPPMAPTFLSQLDGGGGGSSSPPFWDTPLNQGLSVFVGLALCVTMLGLGCTVELSQLGAQLRRPLGLLLALLCQFGVMPLVAFLLALIFALDEVAAVAVLLCGCCPGGNLSNIVSLLVDGDMNLSIIMTMSSTLLALILMPLCLWIYSRAWINTPLVRLLPLGAVTLTLCSTLLPIGIGVFIRYRYTRLADILLKVSLWSLLVSLVILFILTGTMLGPELLARIPATVYVVAVLMPLMGYGCGYGIATLFRLPPHCKRTVSLETGCQNVQLCTAILKLTFPPQLIGSMYIFPLLYALFQAAEAGLFVLAYNIIGKDFYKQEPLGGEEEDTDISYKKLKEEEVPDTSYGTVTAEDHGLVLMEPTQTAL from the exons ATGAACAGCTCCTGGACAGAGAATGGCACGAGTAGCCTCTTCCCTTTCCCGGAGCGCGGgaactccaccaccaccagcagcagcaccaccaccgaCGGCAGCAGCGCCAGCCTCAGCCTGTCTCCGCCGATGGCGCCCACTTTCTTGTCCCAGCtagacggcggcggcggcggcagcagcagccctccgTTCTGGGACACCCCGCTGAACCAAGGTCTCAGCGTCTTCGTGGGGCTGGCTTTGTGCGTGACCATGCTGGGCTTGGGGTGCACGGTGGAGCTGAGCCAGCTGGGCGCGCAGCTGAGGCGGCCTCTGGGCTTGCTGTTGGCGCTGCTCTGCCAGTTCGGAGTCATGCCCCTCGTGGCCTTCCTGCTGGCTCTCATCTTCGCCCTCGACGAGGTGGCCGCCGTGGCTGTCCtgctctgtggctgctgccccgGAGGGAACCTCTCCAACATCGTCTCCCTCCTGGTCGACGGGGATATGAACCTCAG TATCATCATGACCATGTCATCCACCTTGCTTGCTTTGATCTTGATGCCCCTTTGCCTGTGGATCTACAGCCGTGCCTGGATCAACACGCCACTGGTGCGTCTGTTGCCCTTAGGTGCTGTCACCTTGACCTTGTGCAGCACTCTGCTCCCAATCGGCATCGGAGTTTTCATCCGGTACCGATACACCAGGTTGGCAGACATTCTGCTGAAG GTTTCCTTGTGGTCTCTCCTGGTGTCCTTGGTGATCCTTTTCATCCTGACGGGCACCATGTTGGGTCCTGAACTGCTAGCCAGGATCCCTGCCACTGTCTATGTGGTAGCTGTCCTTATGCCCTTGATGGGTTATGGATGTGGCTATGGTATAGCAACACTATTTCGCTTGCCGCCTCACTGCAAAAGGACAGTGTCACTGGAGACTGGCTGCCAGAACGTACAACTCTGCACAGCTATACTCAAGCTGACTTTCCCTCCACAGCTCATTGGGAGCATGTACATCTTTCCTTTGCTCTATGCCCTCTTTCAGGCTGCAGAAGCTGGTCTATTTGTGTTGGCCTACAATATAATTGGCAAGGATTTCTACAAGCAAGAGCCTCtaggaggggaagaagaagataCGGATATTTCTTACAAGAAACTCAAGGAAGAAGAAGTGCCAGATACTTCTTATGGCACAGTGACTGCTGAGGACCATGGCTTGGTGCTCATGGAACCTACACAGACTGCCCTTTAG